Proteins encoded in a region of the Phacochoerus africanus isolate WHEZ1 chromosome 8, ROS_Pafr_v1, whole genome shotgun sequence genome:
- the MANEAL gene encoding glycoprotein endo-alpha-1,2-mannosidase-like protein isoform X1: MARRRRRACIALFLVLLFAFGTLMGLRTLKAPDGLPALGPGLELAPFERRPEGAPAPAARAPAAPAAPPPPQPPPRTAGPGSSLGPAPAEAEPAPGQSLRVYSDLHAFYYSWYGSPRREGHYIHWDHVMVPHWDPKISASYPRGRHSPPDDLGSSFYPELGPYSSRDPEVLREHMTQLKEAAIGVLVLSWYPPGMADDNGEPSDDLVPAILDTAHQYNIQVAFHIQPYKGRDDITLHDNVKYIIDTYGSHGAFYRYKNSMGKSLPLFYIYDSYLTSPEAWAHLLTPNGPHSIRNTPYDGVFIALLVEEGHTHDILAAGFDGMYTYFASNGFSFGSSHQNWKAVKNFCDANNLMFIPSVGPGYIDTSIRPWNNHNTRNRVNGKYYETALQAALTVRPEIVSITSFNEWHEGTQIEKAIPKKTPTRLYLDYLPHQPSLYLELTRRWAEHFIKEKEQWLM, translated from the exons ATGGCCCGGCGGCGGCGCCGCGCCTGCATCGCGCTGTTCCTGGTGCTGCTCTTCGCCTTCGGCACCCTCATGGGCCTGCGCACACTCAAGGCTCCGGACGGACTCCCGGCGCTGGGCCCGGGCCTGGAGCTAGCTCCCTTTGAGCGACGCCCAGAGGGGGCCCCTGCCCCCGCCGCCCGGGCTCCGGCCGCCcccgccgcgccgccgccgccgcagccgccgccccGCACCGCGGGCCCAGGCAGCTCCCTAGGGCCGGCCCCCGCCGAGGCCGAGCCCGCCCCCGGGCAGAGTCTGCGCGTCTACTCGGACCTACATGCCTTCTACTACTCGTGGTACGGGAGCCCGAGGCGCGAGGGCCACTACATCCACTGGGACCACGTCATGGTGCCGCACTGGGACCCCAAGATCTCGGCCAGCTACCCCCGAGGCCGCCACAGCCCCCCCGACGACTTGGGCTCCAGCTTCTACCCGGAGCTGGGGCCCTACAGCTCCCGGGACCCCGAAGTGCTGCGGGAGCATATGACCCAGCTAAAGGAAGCAGCCATCG GCGTCCTGGTCCTGTCCTGGTACCCACCTGGCATGGCTGATGATAATGGGGAGCCCTCAGATGACCTGGTGCCCGCCATTCTGGACACCGCCCATCAGTACAATATCCAG GTGGCCTTCCACATCCAACCCTACAAGGGCCGAGATGACATCACTCTACACGACAATGTCAAGTACATCATTGACAC GTATGGCTCCCATGGTGCGTTTTACCGCTATAAGAACAGCATGGGTAAGAGCCTCCCACTCTTTTATATCTATGACTCCTATCTGACATCCCCTGAGGCCTGGGCCCACCTCCTGACACCAAATGGGCCCCATTCGATCCGCAACACCCCTTACGATGGGGTCTTCATAGCGCTGCTGGTGGaggagggccacacccacgacatccTGGCCGCTGGATTTGATGGCATGTACACCTACTTTGCCTCCAATGGTTTCTCCTTCGGCTCCTCCCATCAGAACTGGAAAGCTGTGAAGAACTTTTGCGATGCCAACAACCTCATGTTTATCCCCAGCGTGGGGCCTGGCTACATTGACACCAGCATCCGGCCCTGGAACAACCACAATACGCGGAACAGGGTCAATGGCAAGTACTATGAGACGGCCCTGCAGGCAGCTCTGACAGTGAGGCCCGAGATCGTCTCCATCACCTCTTTCAACGAGTGGCATGAGGGCACCCAGATTGAGAAGGCCATTCCCAAGAAGACGCCAACTCGGCTGTATCTGGACTACCTGCCCCATCAGCCCAGCCTGTACCTGGAGCTGACGCGCCGCTGGGCAGAGCACTTCATCAAAGAGAAGGAGCAGTGGCTGATGTGA
- the MANEAL gene encoding glycoprotein endo-alpha-1,2-mannosidase-like protein isoform X2: MIMGSPQMTWCPPFWTPPISTISRYGSHGAFYRYKNSMGKSLPLFYIYDSYLTSPEAWAHLLTPNGPHSIRNTPYDGVFIALLVEEGHTHDILAAGFDGMYTYFASNGFSFGSSHQNWKAVKNFCDANNLMFIPSVGPGYIDTSIRPWNNHNTRNRVNGKYYETALQAALTVRPEIVSITSFNEWHEGTQIEKAIPKKTPTRLYLDYLPHQPSLYLELTRRWAEHFIKEKEQWLM; encoded by the exons ATGATAATGGGGAGCCCTCAGATGACCTGGTGCCCGCCATTCTGGACACCGCCCATCAGTACAATATCCAG GTATGGCTCCCATGGTGCGTTTTACCGCTATAAGAACAGCATGGGTAAGAGCCTCCCACTCTTTTATATCTATGACTCCTATCTGACATCCCCTGAGGCCTGGGCCCACCTCCTGACACCAAATGGGCCCCATTCGATCCGCAACACCCCTTACGATGGGGTCTTCATAGCGCTGCTGGTGGaggagggccacacccacgacatccTGGCCGCTGGATTTGATGGCATGTACACCTACTTTGCCTCCAATGGTTTCTCCTTCGGCTCCTCCCATCAGAACTGGAAAGCTGTGAAGAACTTTTGCGATGCCAACAACCTCATGTTTATCCCCAGCGTGGGGCCTGGCTACATTGACACCAGCATCCGGCCCTGGAACAACCACAATACGCGGAACAGGGTCAATGGCAAGTACTATGAGACGGCCCTGCAGGCAGCTCTGACAGTGAGGCCCGAGATCGTCTCCATCACCTCTTTCAACGAGTGGCATGAGGGCACCCAGATTGAGAAGGCCATTCCCAAGAAGACGCCAACTCGGCTGTATCTGGACTACCTGCCCCATCAGCCCAGCCTGTACCTGGAGCTGACGCGCCGCTGGGCAGAGCACTTCATCAAAGAGAAGGAGCAGTGGCTGATGTGA
- the YRDC gene encoding threonylcarbamoyl-AMP synthase: MQDLAQVFGGPLALTSANLSSQASSLNVQEFEDLWPHLSLVIDGGPIGDGQSPECRLGSTVVDLSVPGKFGIIRPGCALESTTVILQKYGLLPSHRSCS; encoded by the exons ATGCAGGATTTGGCCCAGGTGTTTGGGGGACCACTTGCCCTCACCAGCGCCAACCTCAGCTCCCAGGCCAGCTCTCTGAATGTCCAG GAATTTGAggacctctggcctcacttgtCTTTGGTCATTGATGGGGGACCAATTGGGGATGGCCAGAGCCCTGAGTGCCGATTAGGGTCAACGGTCGTTGACTTGTCTGTGCCTGGAAAGTTTGGCATCATTCGTCCGGGTTG CGCCCTGGAAAGTACTACAGTCATCCTCCAGAAGTATGGGCTGCTTCCCTCACACAGATCCTGCTCGTGA
- the C8H1orf122 gene encoding uncharacterized protein C1orf122 homolog isoform X1, translated as MLAATAALSPLHGRAGDIRPDPLPGGSDAPTQLPVREARPHLRAGQLKGTATRRRIEGDREAAGVDRGKAGLGLGGRPPPQPPRDERAQQLLDAVEQRQRQLLDTIAACEEMLRQLGRRRPEPAGGGNVSAKPGAPSQPAVSTRGGFPKDAGDGAAEP; from the exons ATGCTGGCAGCCACCGCGGCCCTCAGCCCCCTGCACGGACGCGCCGGAGACATCCGCCCAGACCCACTTCCGGGAGGAAGTGACGCGCCCACTCAGCTTCCGGTTCGAGAAGCTCGGCCCCACCTCCGCGCCGGGCAACTTAAAGGGACCGCGACCCGCAGGAGGATTGAAGGAGACCG GGAGGCTGCCGGCGTGGACCGTGGGAAGGCGGGGCTGGGGCTCGGCGGGAGGCCACCCCCGCAGCCGCCCCGGGATGAGCGCGCCCAGCAGCTGCTGGACGCGGTGgagcagcggcagcggcagctcctGGACACCATCGCCGCCTGCGAGGAGATGCTGCGGCAGCTGGGCCGCCGGCGCCCGGAGCCGGCTGGTGGCGGG AACGTCTCAGCCAAACCTGGAGCGCCCTCCCAGCCAGCTGTCTCCACCAGAGGTGGCTTTCCAAAGGATGCTGGCGATGGAGCTGCGGAGCCCTGA
- the C8H1orf122 gene encoding uncharacterized protein C1orf122 homolog isoform X2, producing MEWGPGSDWSRGEAAGVDRGKAGLGLGGRPPPQPPRDERAQQLLDAVEQRQRQLLDTIAACEEMLRQLGRRRPEPAGGGNVSAKPGAPSQPAVSTRGGFPKDAGDGAAEP from the exons ATGGAATGGGGCCCGGGCTCAGACTGGTCACGGGG GGAGGCTGCCGGCGTGGACCGTGGGAAGGCGGGGCTGGGGCTCGGCGGGAGGCCACCCCCGCAGCCGCCCCGGGATGAGCGCGCCCAGCAGCTGCTGGACGCGGTGgagcagcggcagcggcagctcctGGACACCATCGCCGCCTGCGAGGAGATGCTGCGGCAGCTGGGCCGCCGGCGCCCGGAGCCGGCTGGTGGCGGG AACGTCTCAGCCAAACCTGGAGCGCCCTCCCAGCCAGCTGTCTCCACCAGAGGTGGCTTTCCAAAGGATGCTGGCGATGGAGCTGCGGAGCCCTGA